A stretch of Plesiomonas shigelloides DNA encodes these proteins:
- the fucI gene encoding L-fucose isomerase — protein sequence MKTKLSLPKVGIRPAIDGRRMGVRESLEEQTMSMARATAALISETLRHPSGEPVECVIADTCIAGLAESAACEDKFSRHNVGLTITVTPCWCYGSETIDMDPQRPKAIWGFNGTERPGAVYLAAALAAHSQKGIPAFSIYGEDVQDAGDNSIPQDVQDKLLRFTRAGLAVAAIKGKSYLSLGGVSMGIAGSIVDHDFFESWLGMKVQAVDMTELRRRIDQGIYDEEELALALSWADRHFRYGPDLNSEQYRRSPEDNYQVLRESLLMAICIRDMMQGNPKLAEKGWGEEALGYNAVAAGFQGQRHWTDQYPNGDTAEALLNSAFDWNGVRQPLVVATENDSLNGVAMLFGHQLTGTAQVFADVRTYWSPEAVQRVTGQPLTGLAENGIIHLINSGSAALDGTCRQQDAEGRPTIKPHWEISQEEADACLAATEWCPAIHEYFRGGGFSSRFLTRGGVPFTMSRVNLIKGVGPVLQIAEGWSVELPDEMHDILDNRTNATWPTTWFVPRLTGQGPFRDVYSVMANWGANHGVLTAGHVGADLITLASMLRIPVCMHNVADEAIYRPSSWAAHGMDSEGQDYRACSNYGPLYK from the coding sequence ATGAAAACGAAATTAAGTCTGCCAAAAGTAGGGATCCGTCCGGCGATTGATGGCCGCCGCATGGGGGTGCGTGAATCACTGGAAGAGCAGACCATGAGCATGGCGCGCGCTACCGCAGCGCTGATCAGTGAAACGCTGCGCCACCCTAGCGGTGAGCCGGTTGAGTGTGTGATTGCCGATACCTGTATTGCTGGGCTGGCCGAATCCGCGGCCTGTGAAGATAAATTCAGTCGCCATAATGTGGGCCTGACCATTACCGTGACGCCGTGCTGGTGCTACGGCAGCGAAACTATCGATATGGATCCGCAGCGCCCGAAAGCCATTTGGGGCTTTAATGGCACTGAACGTCCTGGGGCTGTCTATCTGGCCGCAGCGCTGGCAGCGCACAGCCAAAAAGGGATCCCAGCCTTCTCGATTTATGGCGAAGATGTGCAGGATGCTGGCGATAACAGCATTCCGCAGGATGTGCAGGACAAATTGCTGCGCTTTACGCGCGCCGGTTTAGCGGTGGCCGCCATCAAGGGTAAGAGCTATCTGTCGCTGGGCGGCGTTTCGATGGGGATCGCCGGTTCAATTGTCGATCATGATTTCTTTGAGTCTTGGTTGGGGATGAAGGTGCAGGCGGTGGACATGACCGAGCTGCGTCGCCGTATTGATCAGGGCATTTATGACGAAGAAGAGTTAGCGTTGGCGCTGTCATGGGCGGATCGGCATTTCCGCTATGGGCCGGATCTGAATAGCGAACAATATCGCCGTTCGCCGGAAGATAACTACCAAGTGCTGCGTGAAAGTCTGCTGATGGCGATCTGTATCCGCGACATGATGCAGGGCAATCCGAAGTTAGCCGAAAAAGGATGGGGTGAAGAGGCGCTGGGGTATAACGCAGTGGCCGCCGGTTTCCAAGGTCAGCGTCACTGGACCGATCAATACCCGAATGGCGATACCGCCGAAGCGTTGCTGAACAGCGCGTTTGACTGGAATGGGGTGCGTCAACCGCTGGTGGTGGCGACCGAAAACGATAGCTTAAATGGCGTCGCGATGCTGTTTGGCCATCAGCTCACCGGTACGGCACAAGTGTTTGCTGATGTTCGGACGTATTGGTCACCGGAGGCGGTACAGCGAGTGACAGGCCAACCGCTGACCGGTCTGGCGGAAAACGGCATTATCCACCTGATTAACTCCGGCTCGGCAGCGCTGGATGGAACCTGTCGTCAGCAAGATGCGGAAGGGCGTCCAACTATCAAGCCGCATTGGGAGATTAGCCAAGAAGAAGCGGATGCGTGCTTGGCGGCGACCGAATGGTGTCCGGCGATCCACGAATATTTCCGTGGCGGCGGTTTCTCATCTCGCTTCCTGACCCGCGGTGGCGTGCCGTTTACCATGAGTCGCGTCAACTTAATCAAAGGAGTTGGGCCGGTTCTGCAAATTGCTGAAGGTTGGAGCGTCGAGCTGCCGGATGAGATGCATGACATTCTGGACAACCGCACCAATGCCACTTGGCCGACCACCTGGTTTGTACCGCGCCTGACTGGGCAAGGGCCATTCCGCGATGTCTATTCGGTGATGGCAAACTGGGGCGCTAACCACGGTGTGCTGACAGCCGGACACGTGGGCGCTGATTTGATCACGTTGGCCTCTATGCTGCGCATTCCGGTTTGCATGCATAACGTGGCTGACGAAGCGATTTATCGTCCATCCTCGTGGGCGGCGCATGGCATGGATAGCGAAGGCCAAGATTATCGTGCCTGCAGTAACTACGGTCCGCTGTACAAATAA
- the fucK gene encoding L-fuculokinase encodes MTHDVVLVLDCGATNVRAIAVDSRGNRLAQAAVANASAPGAENPDWHVWSLDAILQRFTDCCRQIMPQLQGARIHALTVTTFGVDGALVDAKGQMLYPVISWKCPRTVAEMEQVARYIDATQLQTLSGIGQFSFNTLYKLLWFKHHRPDVLEQAHAWLFISSLINQRLTGEFTTDRTMAGTSQLLDVRSERFSDEILQRTGLRNDLFPRMVSAGEVVGALLPQMAEQLGIPAGIPVISAGHDTQFALFGSGAGLDQPVLSSGTWEILMVRTPNVNTALLPAHAGSTCELDSCAGLFNPGLQWLASGVLEWVRELYWPQVARSDAYPQMMAEAAAVAPGCDGLVMDSSLLSAKRQAGWRGASLNTRRGHFYRSALESLSGQLSHNLNVLQTIGGFTAESLLLVGGGSRNSLWNQIKADMLGLPVRVLDNAETTVSGAAMFAWSGAGHFSSPERARAEVALTYHEYLPSAQQAQYHAWREQLASQTECESELC; translated from the coding sequence ATGACTCATGATGTGGTTTTGGTTCTGGATTGCGGTGCGACCAATGTCCGAGCCATTGCGGTTGATTCACGCGGTAATCGGCTGGCGCAGGCAGCGGTCGCCAATGCCAGTGCGCCGGGAGCGGAAAATCCCGATTGGCATGTGTGGTCTTTGGATGCCATTTTGCAGCGTTTTACGGATTGTTGTCGGCAAATCATGCCGCAATTACAAGGGGCGCGAATTCATGCGCTGACGGTGACCACGTTTGGCGTCGACGGCGCATTGGTGGATGCCAAAGGGCAGATGTTGTATCCGGTGATCAGCTGGAAATGTCCGCGCACGGTGGCCGAGATGGAGCAGGTGGCGCGCTATATTGATGCGACGCAGCTGCAAACCCTGTCAGGGATTGGGCAGTTCAGTTTCAATACGCTGTACAAACTGCTGTGGTTTAAGCATCACCGCCCTGATGTCCTCGAACAAGCGCATGCGTGGCTGTTTATCTCTTCCCTCATTAATCAGCGTTTGACCGGTGAATTTACCACCGATCGCACTATGGCAGGCACCAGCCAGTTATTGGATGTACGCAGCGAACGTTTCAGTGACGAAATTTTGCAGCGTACTGGCCTGCGCAATGATTTATTCCCCCGAATGGTTTCCGCCGGTGAGGTGGTTGGGGCATTGCTCCCGCAGATGGCTGAGCAATTGGGCATACCAGCGGGGATCCCAGTGATTTCAGCCGGTCACGATACTCAGTTTGCGCTGTTTGGCTCCGGTGCTGGCTTAGATCAACCGGTCTTATCCTCCGGCACCTGGGAAATTTTGATGGTGCGCACGCCGAATGTGAACACGGCACTGTTACCGGCACATGCTGGCTCAACGTGCGAGCTAGATAGCTGTGCGGGGCTGTTTAATCCGGGTCTGCAGTGGTTGGCCTCTGGCGTTTTGGAGTGGGTGCGGGAGTTGTATTGGCCGCAAGTCGCACGGTCAGACGCTTATCCACAAATGATGGCGGAGGCGGCGGCGGTAGCGCCTGGTTGTGACGGATTGGTGATGGACAGCAGCTTGCTGTCGGCCAAACGGCAAGCGGGTTGGCGCGGCGCGTCACTGAATACCCGTCGCGGGCATTTTTATCGGTCGGCGCTGGAAAGCTTGAGTGGGCAATTGAGCCATAACTTGAACGTGTTGCAAACCATTGGTGGGTTTACTGCCGAGAGTTTGCTGTTGGTGGGCGGCGGCAGCCGTAACAGCCTGTGGAATCAAATCAAGGCCGATATGCTCGGGTTGCCGGTGCGCGTATTGGATAATGCTGAGACCACGGTGTCGGGAGCGGCCATGTTTGCTTGGAGTGGCGCGGGACATTTTAGCTCACCAGAGCGGGCGCGCGCAGAAGTGGCGCTGACCTATCATGAGTACTTGCCAAGCGCGCAGCAGGCGCAGTACCACGCGTGGCGTGAACAGCTGGCGAGTCAAACCGAATGTGAGAGTGAATTATGCTGA
- the fucU gene encoding L-fucose mutarotase, whose product MLKNISPLISPDLLKVLAQMGHGDEIIFADAHFPAHSMGPQVLRADGVSVSDLLAAVIPLFELDSYAPPLVMMAAVEGDSLDPQVELRYLQALAGADARQPLPPVQRIDRFAFYERAQRAFAIVVTGECAKYGNILLKKGVTQ is encoded by the coding sequence ATGCTGAAGAATATTTCGCCGTTAATTTCACCGGATTTACTGAAAGTGCTGGCGCAAATGGGGCACGGTGATGAGATTATTTTTGCCGATGCACACTTCCCCGCCCACAGCATGGGCCCACAGGTGTTACGTGCCGATGGCGTGAGTGTTAGCGATTTGCTGGCGGCCGTGATCCCACTGTTTGAGCTGGATAGCTATGCCCCGCCGTTGGTGATGATGGCCGCTGTCGAAGGGGATAGCCTCGATCCGCAGGTGGAGTTGCGTTACTTGCAAGCGCTGGCCGGCGCCGATGCGCGGCAGCCGTTACCGCCGGTGCAGCGAATTGATCGTTTTGCCTTCTATGAGCGAGCACAACGGGCCTTTGCGATCGTAGTCACAGGAGAGTGTGCCAAATACGGCAATATCCTGTTAAAGAAAGGCGTGACCCAGTAA
- the fucR gene encoding L-fucose operon activator, with protein sequence MKSERHQAIVQLLAQHETLSTEALAQMLAVSKETIRRDLNVLQKQGRIVRRHGRAAAIGLGNQDSGDPFSSRLKSHFSSKADIARQALSWIEPGMVIALDASSTCYYLARQLPDIDITVFTNSVRICQALARCQHIRLISSGGVLERKYACYVNPAILSQLRHLEIDLFIFSCEGIDAQGELWESNAYNADFKSLLLKRASQSLLLSDKSKFNRAGEIRIGSLADVTQVISDT encoded by the coding sequence ATGAAAAGCGAACGCCATCAGGCTATTGTGCAGTTATTGGCACAGCATGAAACACTGTCTACCGAGGCGCTGGCGCAGATGCTGGCAGTCAGCAAGGAAACCATTCGTCGCGACTTGAATGTGTTGCAGAAACAAGGGCGCATTGTGCGCCGTCATGGCCGCGCGGCCGCCATCGGATTGGGTAATCAAGACAGTGGTGATCCGTTTAGCTCCCGTCTAAAAAGTCATTTTTCCAGTAAAGCCGATATCGCCCGCCAAGCATTGTCATGGATTGAGCCGGGGATGGTGATTGCGTTAGATGCCAGCTCGACTTGCTACTATTTAGCGCGGCAGTTACCGGATATTGATATCACGGTATTTACCAATAGCGTGCGTATTTGCCAAGCGTTAGCGCGCTGTCAGCATATCCGGCTCATCAGCTCAGGTGGGGTGCTTGAACGCAAATATGCCTGTTATGTTAATCCGGCTATTCTCTCCCAATTACGTCATCTGGAGATCGATCTGTTCATTTTTTCCTGTGAAGGGATTGATGCGCAAGGCGAGCTGTGGGAGTCCAATGCCTACAACGCCGATTTTAAATCTTTGCTGCTTAAGCGCGCATCACAATCATTGTTGCTGAGTGATAAAAGCAAATTTAATCGTGCGGGGGAAATTCGGATTGGTTCGCTGGCAGACGTCACGCAAGTCATAAGTGACACTTAG
- a CDS encoding EAL domain-containing protein: MLNNVLFKYKYREMEFGVIAQPIIENRTKKVSSFELLSRSIAIDCVDSFFGTLSASDVTKVSCIQMNQIADLLSVSNKGDNLRVHVNIHYKTLFNADFIKLAKKIKWVNFAFEINGFECDAEQLIKLKNAFKIIQSFGHEIWLDDHGVNNATVSLLLDLPWDGVKIDKEIVWRSSQEQLCALVHCCKCYAGKVTLEGVEDEYLQDLSVYAGSDFSQGFNWRLLNKGFFMQESPLLLEA; encoded by the coding sequence ATGTTAAACAACGTTCTCTTTAAATATAAATATAGAGAAATGGAGTTCGGAGTCATCGCGCAACCAATAATTGAAAATAGGACTAAGAAAGTCAGTTCTTTTGAATTACTTTCACGAAGTATCGCCATTGATTGCGTGGACAGCTTCTTCGGAACCCTTTCGGCCTCTGATGTGACAAAAGTTAGCTGCATCCAAATGAACCAAATTGCTGATCTTTTATCGGTCAGTAATAAAGGTGATAACCTGCGTGTACATGTGAATATTCATTACAAAACACTATTTAATGCCGACTTTATAAAGTTGGCTAAAAAAATAAAATGGGTTAATTTTGCCTTTGAGATTAATGGTTTTGAATGTGATGCGGAACAGCTAATTAAATTAAAAAACGCCTTTAAAATAATTCAATCTTTTGGTCATGAAATATGGTTGGATGATCACGGCGTCAATAATGCGACAGTCAGCTTGTTACTGGACTTACCTTGGGATGGGGTAAAGATCGATAAAGAGATTGTCTGGCGTAGTTCGCAAGAGCAACTCTGTGCCTTAGTGCATTGCTGCAAATGTTATGCAGGCAAAGTGACGCTAGAAGGGGTGGAGGATGAGTATCTGCAAGACTTGTCGGTGTATGCAGGATCAGATTTTAGCCAAGGCTTCAATTGGCGCTTGTTAAATAAGGGCTTTTTTATGCAAGAAAGCCCTCTGCTGCTCGAAGCGTGA
- a CDS encoding WYL domain-containing protein has product MSTELTWDQTLRFRLLEIVLQWEGRLTTNHLCTAFNIGRQQASRDINRYKNDFAPQGLEYDHSLKGYRPTAEFKPQFSQGKVDEYLTLLHREKQHAVQSQQQALLTLPLLDLRYGHIEMLDVPTRHVDPVIVRGLVQAARGQLRVDVNYVSLSSEEESGRNIVPHTLVYDGIRWHVRAYCEKKSEYLDFVMSRFRGEPDLLDASEHGREHDVEWNTLVTAEIIPNPHLSAGQQAIIAADYAMDDGHLLLTQRMPLMHYALERMQVSFDDEHHQQPAHAPIILKNRAELIAQGCTFKLKSADLQPSITVASTAYA; this is encoded by the coding sequence ATGAGCACGGAGCTAACTTGGGATCAGACGCTACGCTTTCGTCTGCTAGAGATTGTCCTGCAATGGGAAGGTCGCCTGACTACCAACCACCTGTGTACCGCCTTTAATATTGGTCGCCAGCAGGCCTCACGGGACATCAACCGCTATAAAAATGATTTTGCTCCGCAAGGGTTAGAGTATGACCACTCCCTAAAAGGTTATCGCCCTACCGCCGAATTTAAACCGCAGTTTAGCCAAGGAAAGGTTGATGAATACCTGACGCTGCTGCACCGCGAAAAGCAGCACGCCGTGCAATCGCAGCAACAAGCGCTACTTACGCTCCCGCTGCTAGATTTGCGCTACGGCCATATCGAGATGCTGGATGTCCCCACTCGCCATGTCGATCCGGTGATTGTGCGCGGGTTGGTGCAAGCAGCACGCGGTCAGTTACGGGTGGATGTGAACTATGTGTCACTCAGCTCAGAAGAGGAAAGCGGACGCAATATCGTGCCGCACACTCTGGTCTATGATGGGATCCGCTGGCATGTGCGCGCGTATTGCGAGAAAAAAAGCGAGTATTTGGATTTTGTGATGAGCCGCTTTCGCGGTGAACCGGATTTGCTGGATGCCTCCGAGCATGGCCGCGAGCACGATGTCGAATGGAACACCTTGGTTACGGCCGAGATTATCCCCAATCCACATCTGAGCGCCGGACAACAAGCCATTATTGCCGCCGATTACGCGATGGACGACGGACATTTGTTGTTAACCCAGCGCATGCCGCTGATGCATTACGCACTGGAGCGGATGCAAGTCAGCTTTGATGATGAGCATCATCAGCAACCGGCACATGCGCCGATCATTTTGAAAAATCGCGCCGAACTGATCGCGCAAGGCTGCACATTTAAACTTAAAAGTGCCGACTTGCAGCCATCCATTACCGTTGCAAGCACGGCTTACGCGTAA
- a CDS encoding DUF4258 domain-containing protein yields MYSRHAQQRMQQRGISSQAVEWLLDFGHADYHRGREIFFWSRKSLARLAQQTSISHQQCQRLRRHYLVLDDGEIVTVGHRTTHFKRDRH; encoded by the coding sequence ATGTATAGCCGACATGCACAACAACGGATGCAGCAGCGCGGCATTTCGAGTCAAGCCGTGGAGTGGTTGCTGGATTTTGGTCATGCTGATTATCATCGCGGACGGGAGATTTTCTTCTGGAGCCGCAAGAGCTTGGCGCGCCTCGCGCAACAGACCAGCATCAGTCACCAGCAGTGTCAGCGTTTACGCCGCCACTATCTGGTGCTGGATGACGGGGAGATAGTGACGGTAGGTCATCGCACGACCCATTTTAAGCGCGACCGCCACTAG
- a CDS encoding HAD-IA family hydrolase codes for MKHLQLQAEALLLDMDGTLVQSTTEVEKVWRQWCQWHALAPEPVLAICHGQRAQEVIRTIAPHLDIATEAARLDALELSLTTDVHAIAGCREWLQRLPPSRWALVTSASHPLARQRLQSADLPLPALLIGAEDVAHGKPDPQPYLLAAARLGLAPARCLVFEDAHAGITSALQAGCQVIQVGGQQKQHPDVRAIIRDWQQITIDCPAQGPLCITLSA; via the coding sequence ATGAAGCACTTACAACTGCAGGCCGAGGCATTACTGCTGGATATGGATGGCACGCTGGTACAATCCACCACCGAGGTAGAAAAGGTCTGGCGACAATGGTGTCAATGGCACGCTTTAGCGCCAGAGCCGGTGCTGGCGATATGCCATGGCCAGCGCGCGCAAGAGGTGATCCGAACGATTGCCCCTCATTTGGACATTGCCACCGAAGCAGCGCGCCTAGATGCGCTGGAGCTCAGCCTAACCACCGACGTGCATGCCATCGCCGGTTGTCGTGAATGGCTGCAACGCCTCCCTCCCTCGCGCTGGGCGCTAGTAACATCCGCCAGCCATCCGTTGGCGCGTCAGCGATTGCAAAGCGCCGACTTACCTTTACCCGCCTTGCTGATTGGCGCAGAAGATGTGGCTCATGGCAAACCCGATCCACAGCCCTATTTACTGGCCGCGGCGCGCCTTGGCCTGGCACCGGCACGCTGCTTAGTCTTTGAAGATGCCCATGCAGGGATCACCAGCGCTTTGCAAGCCGGTTGTCAGGTGATTCAAGTCGGCGGCCAGCAAAAACAACATCCAGATGTCCGCGCGATCATCCGCGATTGGCAGCAGATTACGATTGATTGTCCGGCGCAAGGTCCGCTTTGCATCACGCTATCTGCCTGA
- a CDS encoding LysR family transcriptional regulator, with protein sequence MKLDLRQLQAFVTVAQTANYRAAAERLFITQPALTKQIQVLEQTLGCTLFHRGRHGAELTAVGRQLLVQAQALIEQASEFERHALALAKGLAGQLRIGFGLSSFVLAPSLVARFKQQAPDVMVHLQDMPSAVQQEMLLSGQLQLGFMRRPRGTTLSEHRLLSDRLVLAVPTSVVGADPAAFDVPAALASQPLLQMVGRRCPGLSQQIANFLGANRLTGVIQEAEDIQTLVALVAAGIGSAILPHSVSFIAGPAVTLFPLTGPHSRWEISLVWNPALADPLRDRFVALATSHYPQPVHAVCESAPQ encoded by the coding sequence ATGAAACTCGATCTTCGACAGCTACAAGCTTTTGTCACTGTGGCGCAAACTGCCAACTATCGCGCCGCCGCCGAGCGCTTATTTATCACCCAACCTGCGCTTACCAAGCAGATCCAGGTGTTAGAGCAGACTCTTGGCTGCACCTTATTTCATCGTGGCCGACATGGTGCGGAGTTGACGGCGGTGGGTCGTCAGCTGTTGGTGCAGGCTCAGGCGTTGATTGAGCAGGCGAGTGAGTTCGAGCGTCATGCGTTGGCGTTGGCCAAAGGGCTGGCCGGTCAGTTACGCATTGGTTTTGGCTTGTCGAGTTTTGTGTTGGCGCCGTCATTGGTGGCGCGTTTTAAGCAGCAGGCTCCGGATGTCATGGTGCATTTGCAGGATATGCCATCGGCGGTGCAGCAGGAAATGCTGCTCTCTGGCCAGTTGCAACTGGGCTTTATGCGCCGGCCACGGGGCACTACCTTGAGCGAGCATCGTTTGCTCAGTGATCGTCTGGTGCTGGCCGTGCCGACCAGTGTGGTGGGGGCGGATCCGGCTGCGTTTGATGTGCCGGCGGCGCTGGCCAGTCAGCCATTGCTGCAGATGGTGGGGCGGCGTTGTCCGGGCTTGAGTCAGCAAATTGCTAATTTCTTGGGCGCTAACCGCTTAACTGGAGTGATTCAAGAAGCCGAGGATATCCAAACGCTGGTGGCTTTGGTGGCGGCGGGGATTGGTAGCGCGATTTTACCGCATAGCGTCAGTTTTATAGCCGGGCCAGCAGTCACCTTGTTTCCGTTGACTGGGCCGCATTCTCGCTGGGAAATCAGTTTGGTGTGGAATCCGGCGTTAGCCGATCCGCTGCGTGACCGGTTTGTCGCGCTTGCCACTTCGCACTATCCGCAGCCGGTGCATGCCGTGTGTGAGTCGGCGCCGCAATAA
- the gspS2 gene encoding type II secretion system pilot lipoprotein GspS-beta — MKQYGYIASAVCLLILSGCSTSTKNSVAESIAESQVQKINQSLPAKAAGYTLVFAQQQGAEIGLTLVADNQSAARMSPSAVLAGYQQGLCSDPTVRTYLAKGVSYRLQVNNLQGSSLQAAHLTATQCANQSYARAANRAGE; from the coding sequence ATGAAACAATACGGTTATATCGCTTCGGCAGTCTGTCTGCTTATTTTATCTGGCTGCAGCACCTCGACGAAAAACAGTGTGGCGGAAAGCATTGCTGAGAGTCAGGTACAAAAAATTAATCAAAGCCTGCCGGCAAAAGCGGCCGGTTATACGTTGGTCTTTGCACAGCAGCAGGGCGCGGAAATTGGTTTGACCTTGGTGGCGGATAATCAAAGTGCTGCGCGTATGAGCCCGAGCGCTGTGCTGGCTGGTTATCAGCAAGGTTTATGTAGCGATCCGACGGTACGAACCTATTTGGCGAAAGGGGTGAGCTACCGGCTGCAGGTGAATAATCTGCAAGGGAGCAGCCTGCAAGCGGCGCACCTCACGGCAACACAATGCGCGAATCAGTCCTATGCCCGCGCGGCTAACCGCGCTGGTGAATGA